In the genome of Bremerella sp. P1, the window GCGTGTTGCTAGGAGTAATGAATGCCAGAGAGTTGCCGTGAAGGAGGCTCGCCGTACTCTTTCCCTTTACCGAGGCGACTGACCGTTTCGCGACGTCGATTAGGTAGTTTCCCAGACCTGAAGAAGTGAGGCACAACCGATTGGCATGCTGCCCCGCCAAACGTACTTGGCTGGATTGTTGCTTCGGGATTTGAGTCTCCCAAATCTCACCGGTCGCCGTGAAGCATATGTCTCCTTTGTGGGTAATACCGATTGGACCCTCGATTTCGTCGCACTCAAACATCTCCATCAGCCAAGGTGTTTCGTCGGGAGGCGAAGAGAAGACCTTCTCCATTCGGATCGCCTGTCCATCGAACGACACCGCACACCATTCGTCATTCCGAGGATTCCGGAAGAAACGGCCTGAGCATCGCTTCCATGAGCTAGGCATGGCATTGCTTTGCACTTCTTCACCAGAGTTCGGATCAATCGCACAAAGAGCCGTCGCCCCTTTCTGCCCAAGAAGCACCCCCGCTTTCAATGCCAACGGGACAATTTCGCTGGCGGTCTGGATTTCGCTTAAAGAGGTCGCTTGTTCGCTCAGGCTCGCCTTCAACAAATACTGTTGGCGAGAATTTGTTTCCACGATGACGGCATAGACCACGTCGTCAGGTTCATCAAAGTGGTACCACTGAAGGCGTCCCGCCGGTAAGTCGTCAGCCAATTGACGGGCTCCGACATAGACCTGGGAGTGCCAGTGCACCAGTCGCCGATCTTTCGTGATCCCGAGGACGCCATGATCGGCTAGATGCATCTGCTGGTCACTCGAAACGTTCACAGATAGCAGAAGTGGAAATGGCTTCGCTGAAAAGATGGCCGGTAGGTCGTTTGCCCAATCCTTCTCGACGAGAGCAGAAAGCTTCTTCGGCTTACTGCCATAGAGGTCATCCAGGTTCAGTATAAGTTCATTCAGCACCTTCTTTCCTTGAGCACCCCGCTGCTCCATGCGCATCGATCCGTCACGATTCACGGACGCGAGGTACAACATGGGAAACGCCTGAGCGACAAGCGCTTCCTGAAACGTTTTGTCGTTCGCTACATCGTCGGTCGTGATGAGTACTGGGTTGCTTTCCTCGTCTGGGTCTAACCTGGCCGCCAATGCTTTCAGTACTGGCCCGGGGTGCAACTCTGCCTGTAGACATTCCAAATGCTCGACAATGCCTTCACGCGTGAGAAGATCAACTTCTTTGACATGAGCACCTTCGGCACGGAATGCTTTGACGACCGTGTACTCATCAGCATTCGCAACTAAGGCCAATGCGACTGCCGTGGCGTAGAAGCGAGGGACTCCCCACATGCGAATCCCACAATCTAGAAAAAGGGAGAACTCACGCCATGTTGCCTGGGGTGGAGATTCCCGGCGAAGGTAAAGAGCTTCGTTGGAACTGATACGAACGGCAAGCGTCAGGTCATCGTGTGCCAGTTCGGTCAGCATCAAACGATCGAGTGACCCGCGATTCGAGATGTCTGAAATCCCACCGGTAGGTACTTCATCGGGGTCCGAGACCTTTCGAGGCAGCGATACGGCACCCATCAACTGTTTGGCAAGTTTGGCCACGCCTTGAAGACTGTCATCCTGTTGCAACTGGTCCAGCAAGCAACGCATCTGCTGCGACTGGGGAAGTTCCATCTCAGCCCGCTGCGGCAATGCATCAAGTGAAGTCCGCTGTCGTAGCTGAATGGATTGCTCGTCGACTCCTTCCAAACCTCGATTGAGCTGGATGAGGTCCGCCAACGAAAGTGCTCGAAACGGCACTACCTGAAAGCCTGGCGAGTTATACGTTGCGAGAATTTCGTCCATCCCGTGGGTCAAGTACTGGATGACCCCCGACGCTTCTTCAGCCGTGAAAAACGGTCGCACGTTCTCGAACACCATCTGACAGACGGTCACTCGTGCTTCGGTTGAACTCCTTAAGCTCATAGGTAACATCGTAAGTCTCTTGAGACCTCCGTCACCCACCAGAACGCTCTCGACTAGCTGACTTGATTCGACCGATGGCTGGTAAACTTCAACGCTACCTCTGACCTCGGAAACAGACTGTTCCCAACCTTCGCGCATCGAGGCCATCGTCACGACCACGCTCGACAGCGTCGGTAACCCTTGTGGTGCCAGTCGCTCCAAGATCTGGATTAGTTCAGCCTTGAAGATGATCGTACGGTTATCGTGCCAGCAGATTACTTCACCATCGTCCGACCATTTCCAGAAGGACCTGGTCGGCGGCAACAGGTATTTCTGCGCTTTGGTCATCTCAGCAGACATAGCCCAATTCCTCCGAAGTGGTTCGAACAGCCGAGCGGGTCGCCTGTACAAAACCCTCGTCCGCTAAGGACAGCCAGTGCCCTCCTTCCTCCATTACGGCCAGGTACCCTGGATCGATGGCCAATACTGCTTCAAGCACCCCGACGTCCACCGCCGGTTGCCATGTCCAACCGGCCTCCACAGCGACACGCCCGTGCACGACGAACCTTTTTCCGAAGATCGGTGGGAGCGGTTCTCCCCACACGAAAACCGTACCATCTGCCCTCGCAGCGAACGCAAGTCGATCGAGTCTTATCCGGGGCGCGGCGACGGCGTACTGGGTCCACACTTGGATATTCGTCTTGAGAAGCTGTGGTGTCTCGAACGTTTCGCTACGAACCAACTCAACTGGAATCGGACTTGGTGCGATACCGCTTAGGCCAGCAATAGGCAGCTTCACCTCTATCCACTGGGCGATGGGTATCCAAGGCCCTTCGGCAACGTACCCGTGCGGAACACGTGTCCCCCGCTTGATGAGCTGACCGTCGTCGGTCGCGATGCTATGAACCACTGGGAGTTGCAAGAACGCTTGCTGAATCTCATCGTTGGCATCCTCACACCGAATCCACACGGTATCACCTTCCGGACATACCTCCAGGCTCGGCTGCGTACGCACGGCACCTAGTAGCTCGCTCGCGTCGCGATGCATCTTCCATACGAAGGTTGTCACGAGTCGGCTCCCAGACGCTCTAAAAGCTGATTGACAGTTGTTTCAAGGTGGGTCCGCTGCTGAGAATCACGAACCCATTGGCACCGCGCAGCAAGGAGCCCGAGTTGATCTCGGACGTAAGCTCGGTCCGTCTTAGGAAGCTCGCCAGTCTCGATACGCTCTGAAATGCGGTCCAACTCAGCAGCCAACCGTTCAGCGTCGGGCGTATCGTTATCTTGACTTCTAGGATGACTTGTTGCGACTTCCTCCTCAGTCGCCTCACGAAGGACGTCATCGATAATGGCAGAAAGGACGTCTTGCTGTTCTTCACGATCCCAAATGTGACGTAGCACCCACATGTCGGTGCGATTCACCACCAGCCGGCCGCAGAGCAGGGCGCTTGCAGCCAGTATTCTTTGCAGCTTGACCGCGCGACGATCTGAGACGGCAACGCCTACATGCCGCAGCCGATGCACCAAGTCCACATAGACCGGTTGCACGCCGGAGAGGTCGACCTGACTCAGTAGGGAGTTGAGCCGCTGGATATCTTCCACCGTAACCTCGGCGACCAGGTCGCTTTGGCTCGTATCTAACTTCCAACCAGCGGAAAGGACACTGGCAAGCTGCTCCTGATGTACGTTGTCGCTGCGGACGCGCAACAGAAAACGATCAAACAAAGCCGCCAGCGCTTCATCTTGGGGCAAACAGTTACTTGCTCCCACCACCATTAGCGTCGGCAGGTGGCGAGTTTCGCGACCGCGGCGAAAGATTCGTTCGTTGAGAACCAACAACAGGCTATTCAGAATTGCGCTATTCGCATTCAGCAACTCGTCAAGGAAAACAAACGTTGCCTCCGGCAACATTCCCTCGGTATTGGTGATTAATTCGCCATCGCGAAGTTTACGAATATCGAATGGACCGAAGATTTCATTCGGTTCGGAAAATCTCGTTAGCAGATAGTCAAAGACTTTACCCTCCATCCGCCGGGCTAATTGCTGCACCAAAGCGCTCTTGGCCGTCCCAGGTGGTCCCAAAATGAAGAGATTCTCTCGAGCAACGAGGCATATCCCCAACAGATCGATGATCTCGTCCTTGCCCACGAAAGCCCGCTTCATGGGATCCAACACGCTTTCGCGTAGCTTTTCACCTAGCTCTAGAATCTGGGCCGTTTCTTCCGGTGAACGCACAACACTCACGCCGTCTCTCCATTCTCAGTTGCGTAATCGATTAATGCTAGGTTTGCGGCCAACTCGGGGTACATCCCCACGGCAGCCAGCACATGCTCGCGGACCAGGTCGTCAGCGAGTCGAGACTGATCTGATTGCGAGATGACCCGATCGACGTATAGCGTCATAAGTCCTGGGCTTTGGTACATTGCTTGGAGGTCGGTATCTTCGATGCCTGCCATGCCCACCGAGGACAGTGGCCAGTTGTGAGCCCAACCCCTCAAGATCTTTTCCAGGGGATCGTCACTCGAGGCAGAGTGCACAAACTTGACGAGATCTGGCAGAAAGCGAAATACAAGGTCGACCGAGTAATGCACCTCGGGACCAGCTCTACCGTCGACCGATGGAGCGAGCGCCGCATGCATCGCCTGCTCGTCCACGGCGCGAAAGATCGCGAACTGACAAGCCAAACAAAACTGCTCGGCCGCCCAACTTGCCGCTTCCGGATTGTACTTAGGAACAGGGCTGGGGCACTCGAGACGCCACAACCGTTCATACCGCGCAAGAACCTCTGCCGCGGCGGATTTCTGCTGGGGCGGGATAGGCCCCAAATCGGGAACCGAAGCGCGGCCCTCTCCGAGCAGTGTTTCCAAAAACTGACAGTAGTCCATTCCACATCCTGTGCCAACGTGTTCCTTCGCCCTGTTGTCTTAGAAAGACATTTGCCAGGACCATTAGTTCGTCGGGAATGGCTCTATCATGAGGATTTGCGGAAAAGAATGCCAGAACGTTGATGGAAATTAAACAGCGTTGGCGACTGTGAGACGCAATCGGCTATTTTTTCGATTGCTGGTACTTTTGCTGATACTTCTCGTAAAGCATCGTCTGCTTGTTGCTTAGGTCGACTGGCTTACCAGCGATCCATGCCGATTGAATCTGGGTAGCAGCTTCCAGGGGGTCGCCGTCGCACAGAATCAAAGTCGCGTCCTTTCCCTTTTCCAGACTTCCGACCTTGTCGGCAACACCCAGAATTTCCGCTGGGGAAAGCGTAATGGCCCGCATGGCTTCCTCTTTGCTCAAACCAAACGCGACCGCCGTAGCCGCATGGTAGGGAAGGTTTCGGACATTCCACGCATTGGATCGTTCGTAGCCTGAGATGCAGAATCGAATTCCAGCATCCTGAAGTCGCTTAGCCAGCGTGTAAGCGGCATCGTATGGGTCGTCTCGACGACGTGGGTTACGGTGGATGGCCGAGACAATAACCGGAATGTCATACTTCTTCATCAACTCTCGGCATTGGGGTGCGTCATAGCCGCCAAAGATGACCAGTTTCACCTCCTGCTCGGTGGCAAAGGTGATTGCCCTGGTAATGTCGTTTGCCCGATCGGCATGAATGATGATGGGCTGCTCGCCACTAAGTACTTTGTCCATCGATTCGAGGCGGGCATCATGCAGGATCTTCGACTTTGCCTCTTGCCCCTGGTTGTATCGCCGTGCCTCGTCAAAGAATTCGGCCAGACGTTCTTTCTCTTCTTGGCTATCCATCGAGATAATCATGCCGGCGCGAGGCAATACCGTCATGTCTTCGTAGGTCCAGCCGTCGAGTTGAAGCACGGCGCTTTGCCCGGAAATTAACCCGCCTGCTGGTGCCGTCATCGTTAAGAGAACACCATTGGACCGAGTCACTGGGATGATCTCGCCATCTGGATCAACGCTGACGTGTGCCTTCACATTCGGATTTAGACTGCCTGACTCGCGATAATCGTTACTTGCTCTGACCGACGAAATCTCTGTCAGGCCAATTCGCGAATACGGTTCAAACATGCCCGGATAAACATGCTTACCATTCGCCTTAATGACTTGCGCACCCTTGGGAACGGGAACTTTGTCGCCAACTGCCGTAATCCTTCCTTTCTCGAAGACCAAAACTCCTTGCTTGATCGCTGGGCCTGATACGGGATGAATCGTCGCTCCAACGATCGCGACTGGTCCCTTCGGCATTGCTCCAGGGATTTGATCAGAAGCCGAGGACACGCCTACAAGGCAGGCCAGGATGAGGATCGTTCGCAGTCGGATAGAAATATGCATCGTTTCGTTCTTTGGAAGTCAGTGAAGGAAAATGGATCAGAGCGTCATAGCCATGAATTAATGCTCGTGGCCGTGCTCGTGCTCGTCGTGGCTATGACAAAACTCATCGTGCCGTGGCCAGAGTTGAGAACCATCCTCCAGCGATTCTCCTTCTTCCATCATGGGCGCCCTCGTATCCAGAATCTTCTGAACCAGGGTATTCTTCATCTCGGCGACTTTCTTTTGTCGATTCTGTTCTTCCTGTCGATCGAAATACTTGCTTCCGTCGATCCAGGTTTGTTCGCAGACGCTGAAATTGGAAAGAGGCGGGCCCGACCAGATCGCAAGGTCGGCATGCTTTCCAGGCTCGATTGAACCTACAAACTTTTCAATCCGCAGCTGAATAGCAGGATTAATCGTGATGAACTTGAGTGCTTCTTCCGGCGAGAGGTTTCCGTACTTGACCGCCTTGGCGGCCTCTTGATTCATACGTCGGCCGAGCTCCCAGTCGTCGGAGTTGAAGGAGACGACCACACCTTGGTCGTGCATGAGCGCCCCGTTGTAAGGAATCGCGTCCCTCACTTCGACCTTGTAAGCCCACCAGTCCGAGAACGTCGATCCAGTCGCTCCATGCTGCTTCATGGCATCGGCAACCTTGTAGCCTTCGAGAATATGTTGGAGCGAACCGATCGTAATGTCGTATTCGTCCAGCACACGGATCAGGGCCAAGATTTCGTCCTGACGATAGCTATGGCAGTGAACCCAGCGTTTTCCGTTCAAGATCTCAACGATCGCATCAAGTTCGAGATCACGTCTTGGCGGAAGACCACGTTTATTCTTCGCATAGTCCTTGTGTGCCTGTTGATACTGCTCGGCCACGCGGAATTCGTCGCGAAACACCTGCTCGACACCCATCCGCGTTTGCGGGTAGCGGGTATTGAAGTCATCACCCCAGTTGCTCTGCTTTACGTTTTCGCCCAAGGCGAACTTAATACCGGCTGGGGCTTCTCGGAATTTGAGATCATCAAAACTCGATCCCCACCGCATCTTGATAACCTGATTCTGACCGCCGATCGGATTAGCCGAACCGTGCAGGACGTTAGCGGTCGTCAAGCCGCCAGCAAGTTGCCAATAAATGGTTATATCGTCTGCATCGACGAAGTCAGCGATTCGCACTTCTGCCGTGATCGCCTGACCACTTTCATTGATACCGCCGTCAGTCGCGATATGCGAATGGCAATCGATCAGGCCGGCCGTGATATGCTTCCCAGTCGCGTCTACGACTAGTGCATTGCTGGGAACAGCGACTTTCTTACCGACCTTTTCGATCTTTCCATTTTTGATCAGGACAGTTCCCTTTTCGATTTTTCCCTGAGGGCCACTCGTCCAGATCGTCGCGTCGGTGAACGCGACAATCGCCTCTCGCTTGACGGCTTCTTCTCGTCCGTAGGCACCCAATGGATATTGCACGGGGAAACTGGCCATACGGACACGCTTGCTTTTGTCTTCGTCTTCCTTCAGATGTTCCGCGTCGTTCGACTTATCGTCCGATTCTTTCTCTTTAGTATCCTTCTTTTCTTCGAGCGTTTCGGAATGCATTCCTGACGGGATCATCGTGACTGGCGAAACGGACCCGTCGGGCCAGCGAAGGGTGCCGTGCCGCGTCTCGACGTCATCCTGGTACACGATGGAAAGCGTCGCGACGCCTCGAATGCCGAAGCTATCGGCGATGAACTGTGCGGTGAACTGTCCGTCCTCGAACTTAATCGACTTGAGTTCGACCTTGTCCTTGAACTTCGGCGTCGTTTCCGCTGGACGAATGGTACCTTTCAGGTTCTTGTCGCCAACCAGATTGAGCAACAGTACCTTGTCGGTCTTTTCGGGTGCCTCTTGGATCGAAATCTTCCAATCACTCGCCAGCCCCTCAGGCTTCTCTTCCTGATGTTCATAGCGGTGACCATTGACCCACGTCTCGACAACTTCTGCTTTTTCTTCAAACCAAGGCTTCGAGGTCACGACCAGGCTAGCCAGCTTGCCCTCTTCGATGGTGCCCAGTTGCTTGTCAATTCCCAAGCGTTTGGCAGGCACAGTCGTCATTGCCGCCAAGGCATCTGCTTCATCCAACCCCCGCTGTACGGCGATTCGCAAATTCTTCAGAAACAGGGAAGGGGACTCCAGTCGATGCGTTGTCAGCAGAACCTCGACCTTACGATCGACCAGCCGTGCCAAGTTTTCTGGAGCATGATCCCAGTGCATGAGGGCTTGCAGGGTCGCATTGTCCGCTGCCTGGGGCGTCGCCACATTGGGTGCCTTGGCGAAATCGATAGGCACAACAAGCGTTCGTTTCGTTTTCGCAATCGCGTCAAGTTGGCGATATTCTCGACCGCTTCCAATGGCGATCAAGTCGAGACCGAATTCCCGGGCAAACTCATCGGCACGCAGCAGGAATTGGTCGTTGCTCGTCTCGATCATGACGGGTAGTTTGCCATCGACATACGGCTGCATAGCAGCCAGTGTCACGTTCTGCTCAGGAAGCGGAAGATCGGCATCTGCGAGCACGGCCTTGTGAGCATCGCGATACCACTGGGCGTCATAGAAGGCTTGGCGAGAAAGGGCAACGGCGCCCATGGGTGAGTTCGGGTAGTTACCGCGTCCACGCCTGCGACCAAGCGTTAATTCACCGACGAGGGAAAATTGATCCCGAAGCACCAACCGTGATAGTTCGTCGTCGCCCAACGCATAGATGGCTGATCGACCTTTGATAATTCCATCTTGTGGGGCGATCAGGCGGGCTACAAACCCTTGCTTCCGAAGTTCGCCGGCAGCCAAGTCGCCCTTTGTCAAAGCTCCTCGTACGTCGAACTCAGACCGGATATTTGAATTCCAGTAGCTGGTTGGCGGTCGACTGTTGGCCTCCTCGAACGATACTTCGGCGTAGCTGTCGATAAAGCCGGGATAGACAAACTTGCCATCCAGATCGATGACCTTCGCTTCGGCGGGAATACTCACCTTATTGCCGATCGCTACAATCTTGGCATCGCGGATCAGAATGGTACCCGACTCTGGCTCTTTGCCGGCTGAACGGATCACTTTCCCGCCTGTGAGTGCAAAGACACGCAGAGGATGGCGATGCAACCCTTCTTCGTGACGCGATGTCGGTGGGAAGGTCTGAGCGGTAGCGGAAAGGGAAAGGAAGGCCAGTAGAAGGATGGCAAGCGGGAAGGAGCGTTTCATCAAGGATGACTCAAGCGAGATATATGCGGGCGGTTTGCATCGGAAACATTAGCCGAACAGGCTGGATTTCCTCATCTAAGATAGTCCGAAACCGTGGCTGGCTCGTCATCTTTTTGCGCGATTTTTAACATTATCCGCTAGGTTTGCAACCACTCTTGAGACGGTTGAGACCTTTGCCCCGATTTATTTGCAGGAACCAGCTAATTCATGAATTCTTATGTCAGGATTTCATGCTTCGTCCGTATCTTCTTGTAGCAGAATAACTAAGGACAATCTTCTTGATCCGAACCGGTGAGTGAACGTCCCTCGACGTGCGATCTTCCGCCACTTCCTGGTAATAGATGGCAATGAAATCGAATTCGAGAAACTGTAACCATTTGTTAGTTTAGATCATAGGCTTATACCGCCTAGGCATCTCCTTCTCCTTCCCCCGTCCCATCATCGGAACCGCTTCCTAGCCAAGCCATTCCACGTAGGTCTTCGGAATGATTCCACCCCGCAATTGCTATACCCGATCGGCGTACTTCCTGTCGATCATTATCCCACTGCTGATGGCAGTTGCTCTCGTCGATGAGCTTTGTGCCCAGTCGCCGCAATCATCGGTCCAGGACCAACACTTCGTCCAGAAAATCCGGCCGTTGCTTAAGGCGTACTGTTACGACTGCCACGGTGCTGAAACTCAAGAGGCTGACCTGAGGATCGACACGCTCGAAACGGACTTTACCAAATCGACCTCGGCCAGCATTTGGATCGAGGTCATGGACAAGATGAACCTGGGAGAGATGCCCCCGGAAGATTCACCTTCGCCTACGACACCTGAGCTTGCCGCCGTTACCCACTGGATCGCGGCCGAGTTACGTCAAGCCGAACGCCATAGTCTGGGCAACGAGGGAAGGGTCATCCTCCGTCGGATGAATCGTGCCGAATATACCAACACAGTGCGCGACCTTTTGCATCTCAAGTTTCTACCAGGCGAAAGTCCCGAGAGTGTTCTGCCGCCCGACGGTACGGCTGAAGGGTTCGACAAAGTATCCGTCGCACTCATGCTCGATCCATCGTTGTTAGATAAGTACTTCGAGGTCGCCCAGCGGATTGCCGACAAGGCGATCGTGGATGGCCCACCACCATTCGCCACCGAGACAATGCGGCTGGAGATGGAGGATATCGCTCAGAATCGGGCAATCGATTACCTATGCGCAACACCCGGCATCGAGTGCCAGGAAAAGGCGATCGTTTTGATGCAAGGCTCGACTCGATCGTTTGGCGTGATGAAGTATCCCGGAACCCGCAACGAAATCCCCGTTAACGGGATGTATCGTATTCGCGTTCGAGCCTGGGGGCAGCGTGGTGCCGACGGCGAGCCCGTCATCATGCGTTTGCGACAAGGGCACCCAAGCGCCGACCAGCAGCTTCTACTCGAAACAGAAGTAACGGATGAACCCAAGATCTACGAGATCATCGTCCCCCGCGACCCGAAGTGTGGTGAATACAACGTTTTGATCGTCAATCAGACAGGCTTTCAGACAACCAGCCGCGTCGGCAGCGAAATTCGAAGACAACAGGAACAGGCCGGCAAAGCCAAAGATTACGAAAGGGTGATGCGGCTTCAATCGCGCCAACAGCTAGAGAACTTGACTTGGGGGAGGCCGAATCCCGATGCTGCGGATACGACTAAGCTACGGAAACTAGTCGTTGACTGGCTTGAGTGTGAAGGCCCTTTATACGATCAGTGGCCACCCAAGAGTCACGAAACGCTCTTCTTTCGAGGACAAGATGCCGGCGAGGATGAAGCTTACCTCCGAGAAATCTTCACTCAGTTCCTGCCACAAGCGTTTCGGCGTCCAGTCACCCAGGGTGAAATCGATAAGGTCGTCACGCTCTGTCAGTCCGAACTCGATGCTGGCGAGTCGTATCACGATGCCGTTCGGACGGGACTGATTTCGATCCTGTGTTCTCCGAAGTTTCTTTACATTGTGGAACCATCCTCGTCCAATCAGCAGCGGGCCCTCACTGACTGGGAGCTTGCTTCGCGGCTGAGTTACTTCCTTTGGTCGAGCATGCCTGACGAAGAACTGTTTAAACTGGCTGAGAGCGGGCAGCTTCGCCAGCCGGATGTTCTTTCGTCCCAGGTCGACCGAATGCTCGCCGACGAAAAGAGCCAAGGCTTTGTACATGGCTTTGGAGCCCAATGGCTAAAGACTGACGAGTTCCGCAATTTCATGCCAGACGCCAACTTGTACAAGGAATACGACGATGAACTTGGCGAGGCGATGGTCGGCGAAGTGATTGCATTTTTCGACGAGGTCCTCCGGAAGGACGAGTCGGCCTTGTCATTTTTCGACGCCGACTGGACCATGCTCAATGAGCGACTTGCCGATTTCTATGGAGTATCCGGTGTCGAAGGGGATGAGTTCCGTCGAGTGAAACTGCCTGACGACTCCCCGCGTGGTGGTCTCCTGGCGATGGCTGGCGTAGCTATGCGAGGCTCCGACGGCAACCGAACCAAACCGGTGAACCGCGGAGTGTACGTTCGCGAAGTGCTATTCAATGACCCGCCGAATCCGCCACCACCCAATGCGGGTGAGGTGGAACCCAATATTAAAGGTGAGAAGCTCACCGTTCGGGAGCGTTTGATCCAACACCAGCAGATTGCCTCGTGTGCGGCCTGTCACCGGACGATCGATTGCTATGGAATGGCGTTGGAAAACTTCAACGCTATTGGAGCTTGGCGTACCAATCAGGACGGAGAAGACTTTCGTGGTCGCAATACTCCACCAATTGATGCCTCTGGTACACTCCCCAATGGAAACTCATTTGATGGCTTTGAGGACTTCAAAGCACTTTTGCTCGATCAAAAGGATCGCTTTGCTCATGGCCTGTCGGAAAAAATGCTGACCTACGCCCTGGGTCGTCCCATCGAACCAACCGATCGGCCATTGATCGATCGACTTGCCGAGCAAATGCAGGCCGACAACTATACCCTTACATCCCTGATTCACGGCGTTGTCGCCAGCCAGGCGTTTCACACCAAGTAACTCACGCATTTTTCATAGGATGGATTCCTCATGCCTTGCTCCAAGAAGCCTTGGATTTCGCGGCGTACGTTCCTGCGAGGAACCGGAGTTGCGATGGCACTTCCTTACCTCGAAGCGATGATGCCTTCGAGCGTGTTAGCGGCCCCCACGCCGGAAGCACCGGCCCGTATGGGAATGTTCTACCTGGGAACCGGTATGAACATGCGGCAGTTCTGGCCAGATCAGGAAGGCCTCGACTATCAGGCTTCGCGCATCTTGAAGCCGCTCGACAAGCACCGGGGAAAGTTCACGGCCCTCAACGGTACCTTTTTGAAAGAAGGGGGTGGCCACGACGGTGCCTATCCGTTTAGTACTTCGATTGCCAAAGGTGAACGACAACGGCAAAGCCCTGACCAGATCGCAGCCCAGGCGATCGGCTCCGATACGCGATTTTCCTCGCTTCAACTTTCTGTTGACCGTGGAACGAACTACGGCAGCCAGGCGCTCGCTACGATATCGTGGAACGAGCAAGGCGTACCGCTGGCAGCTGAGAACGATCCCAAAGTGCTCTTCGACCGCCTCTTCCGGCCCGACACTAAAGAACAAAAAGCAGAAGAGAAGAACGAGTTTCGTCGGCGCAAATCCATTCTCGATCTCGTCCGTGATGATGCCAAGCAGTTAGCAAGCAAACTCGGTGAGAGCGATCGCGATCAATTGGATCAATACTACACATCGGTCCGAGAACTCGAAAAGTCACTCGCTCGTCGCGTTGAGTGGGCCGATACGCCGAAGCCTCCGGTAGAAACCGACGAC includes:
- a CDS encoding DUF1552 domain-containing protein; this encodes MPCSKKPWISRRTFLRGTGVAMALPYLEAMMPSSVLAAPTPEAPARMGMFYLGTGMNMRQFWPDQEGLDYQASRILKPLDKHRGKFTALNGTFLKEGGGHDGAYPFSTSIAKGERQRQSPDQIAAQAIGSDTRFSSLQLSVDRGTNYGSQALATISWNEQGVPLAAENDPKVLFDRLFRPDTKEQKAEEKNEFRRRKSILDLVRDDAKQLASKLGESDRDQLDQYYTSVRELEKSLARRVEWADTPKPPVETDDLHGTYEKKMAGPEGSGDYLYDDYAKLMYDLIALAFQTDSTRVISYVVRKELAGGVYPEFNVSKGYHALSHHGNDPQSLEELARVDAIYMNHWAYFLDRLQSIREADGTLLDRTVLGLSSGMGFEHSKNNLPTIVSGGSALGVKHCGHLKLQSEIPLASVWHTMLDRVGVDVGNEFQDSSGLVEALVS